TCGAGGACGAGGATCACCACCGGGACCAGCACCGCGGGGGCGACCACCACCGCGACCTTCCACAGCGGCGCGCTCGCCGAGCCGATCGGCTCGTCCCCGCCGAGGGACGCGGTCAGCAGCAGGATCGCCGCGCCGATCAGCACCAGGCTCAGCCACTCGCGCGGGGTGAGCCGCTCGCCGAAGAAGACCAGCGCGATCAGCAGCAGCGGGACGATGCCGGACATGAAGATCGGAACCGCGGTCGACAACGGCAGCCTGCCGAGCGCGAGGATCTGCAGGCCGAGCCCGCCGAGCACGAAGCCGAGCGCGATCAGGAAGATCCAGTTGCTGACGATCGTCCAGGCCATGTGCAGGATGCGGTTGCCCCGCAGCGGGGCCATGCGGTCCGCCGCCAGCTTGAAGACGGCGAAGCCGAGGTAGTAGAGACCGGTCGCACTGAAGGCCGCTGCTGTCCCGTTCATCCCGGACGAGTATGGGGCTTCCGATCACGTATGTCACTGCCCGTGCGGGACCGCTGACGCGGATTTCGCCGGTCTTGTGGGCGTCCGATGTCCGCACACGGCGCCGCTACCCCATAGACTTGACCGCGCGAAGGCGCGGAACCGTGTTCGGCGCGCCCGCGCCGCTGAGAGACTGACCGGCTGAGAGACGACGCGGACGGACCGGGCAACGGGCCCGTCGGCGTGACGGCCGAGGGGCTCGCAGGCGAAAGTTCGCAGGCAAAGAAGGAAGTACGCGTCGAACGCCGCGGCCGAGACAGCGCCCGATCAAGGAGACCTACCCCAGTGAAGACCGATGTCGAGGAGCTGACCCCCACCCGGGTCAAGCTCACCGTCGAGGTTCCGTTCGACGAGCTCAAGCCGAACCTCGACAAGGCGTACAAGGAGATCTCGCAGCAGGTGCGGATCAAGGGCTTCCGGCCCGGCAAGGTCCCCGCCCCGCTGATCGACAAGTACGTCGGCCGGGGTGCGGTCCTGCAGGAGGCGGTCAACGACGCGCTTCCCGAGCTGTACGGCCGCGCCGTCGAGCAGTCCGAGATCTTCGTCCTCGGCCAGCCCGACGTCGAGGTGACCGAGCTGGACGACGGCAAGCAGTTCGCGTTCACCGCCGAGGTCGACATCCGGCCGAAGTTCGAGGTGCCCGACTACGACGGCCTGGAGGTCGTCGTGGACGACGCCGAGGTCACCGAGGAGCAGGTCGAGGAGACGCTCGGCAACCTGCGCGAGCGGTTCGCCTCCCTCACCAACGCCGACCGCCCCGCCGAGGAAGGCGACTTCGTCACCGTCGACCTCGTCGCCAAGATCGACGGCGAGGAGGTCGAGGACGCCTCCACCAGCGGCTACTCCTACGAGGTCGGCAGCAAGTCGGCCATCGAGGGCCTGGACGACGCGCTCGTCGGCATGTCCGCCGGCGACGAGAAGACGTTCACCGGAACCCTGGCCGGCGGCGAGCGCGCCGGCGAGGAGGCCGAGATCACCGTCACGGTGCAGAGCGTCAAGGTGAAGAACCTGCCCGACCTGGACGACGAGTTCGCCCAGCTCGCCAGCGAGTTCGACACCATCGAGGAGCTGCGCGACGACGTCCGGGTCCGGCTCGGCCGCCAGGTGAAGATGCAGCAGCTGTCCCAGGCGCGCGACAAGGCCCTCGAGGCGCTGATCGAGAAGATCGACATCCCGCTCCCCGACCGGGTCGTCGAGGAGGAGATCAGCCGCCGCAACCAGCAGCTCGAGCAGCAGCTGCAGATGGCGGGCATGACCAAGGAGCAGTACCTCTCCGACGAGGAGAAGACCGAGGAGGAGTTCGACGCCGAGGTCGCCGACGCCGCGCGGCTGGCCGTCAAGGGCGGGTTCGTCCTCGACCAGCTCGCCGTGCAGGAGGAGCTCAACGTCGAGAACGAGGAGCTCAGCGAGTACGTCGTCTCCCAGGCGATGCAGATGGGCGTGCAGCCGCAGCAGCTCGCCGACTACCTCACCCAGAACAACCAGCTCCCGGCGATCGTGTCGGAGGTCCTGCGCAACAAGGCGCTGAACCTCGTCGTCGAGCACGCCACCGTGAAGGACGAGTCCGGCAACGTCATCGACGTCGACGCCGTCCAGCGGGAGCTGAGCGGCGAGACCGTCCGGGCCGAGGACGGCGAGAGCGCCGAGAGCGCCGGCGACTCCGCGGACGCCGGGGAGGCGTCCGAGAAGGAGGCCGGAGCCGCTGAGGGCGCCGCTGAGGAGGCCCCGGCCGCCGAGGCGAAGGACGCGCAGGGCAAGGAGTCCTGAGCCGTCCTGGACGTTCTCCGAAGCACCGAGTACGGCCCCGCACCCGAACGCCGGGTGCGGGGCCGTACTTTGAGCGCCCGGAAACGGGGGAGGGGAAGTGGCCCCCGGGACGCCCGCGCGCCGGCGGAGATGCCGGGACTGTCCGGGACGTCCGGCGGCGCACGGGTACGCCCCTGGCGAAAAGGCGGCCCCCAGGGCTTAAGCGGCCCTCCGCGCGCGTTAATGTCCAATCATCCGAACCGATAAAAGGACCGGAGGAACACCGGTGAGCATGCCTCCGACTTTCGACGAGTCGTCGCGGATCCAGGCGCGGGTCGCCGAGGCGCCCCTGTTGCCTCTGGGCGACCAGCTGTTCGCGCGGCTGCTGCGGGAGCGGATCGTCTTCCTCGGCCAGCAGGTCGACGACGACATCGCCAACCGCATCTGCGCAGAGCTGCTGCTGCTGTCGGCCGAGGACGGCCGCCGCGACATCACGCTCTACATCAACTCGCCAGGCGGCTCCGTCACCGCCGGTATGGCGATCTACGACATCATGCAGTACGTCCCGAACGACATCGTCACGGTCGGCATGGGCCTCGCCGCCTCGATGGGCCAGTTCCTGCTGTGCGCCGGGACGCGGGGCAAGCGCTACGCCCTGCCGCACGCCCGCATCATGATGCACCAGCCGTCCGGCGGCATCGGCGGAACGGCCTCCGACATCAAGATCCAGGCCGAGCAGATGCTCTACGTCAAGCGGACGCTCGCCGAGAAGATCGCCGAGCACACCGGGCAGACGCTCGAGCAGATCGAGCGCGACTCCGACCGCGACCGCTGGTTCACCGCCGACGAGGCCAAGGACTACGGGTTCGTGGACCACGTGGTGCTCAGCGCCAACCAGGTGCCCTCCGAGGGCCCCGTCTCCTGACGACCTTCTTTCCGAATCGGAGGCACACAGTGAGCGACCTCATCCGACCCGGCTTCGGCGATCTGCTGCCCGGCGACGAGCCGCCGATGCCGGCGCGCAGCCGCTACATCATTCCGTCGTTCGTCGAGCGCACCACGTACGGGGTCAAGGAGATGAACCCGTACAACAAGCTGTTCGAGGAGCGCATCATCTTCCTCGGCGTGCAGATCGACGACGCGTCCGCCAACGACGTGATGGCGCAGCTGATCACGCTGGAGTCGATAGACCCCGACCGCGACATCAGCATCTACATCAACTCGCCCGGCGGCTCGTTCACCGCCATGACGGCGATCTACGACACGATGCAGTTCGTCAAGCCCGACATCCAGACGGTCTGCATCGGCCAGGCCGCCTCCGCCGCCGCGGTGCTGCTCGCGGCGGGGACGCCGGGCAAGCGCGCCGCACTGCCGAACTCGCGGATCCTGAT
The sequence above is drawn from the Actinomadura hallensis genome and encodes:
- the tig gene encoding trigger factor, translated to MKTDVEELTPTRVKLTVEVPFDELKPNLDKAYKEISQQVRIKGFRPGKVPAPLIDKYVGRGAVLQEAVNDALPELYGRAVEQSEIFVLGQPDVEVTELDDGKQFAFTAEVDIRPKFEVPDYDGLEVVVDDAEVTEEQVEETLGNLRERFASLTNADRPAEEGDFVTVDLVAKIDGEEVEDASTSGYSYEVGSKSAIEGLDDALVGMSAGDEKTFTGTLAGGERAGEEAEITVTVQSVKVKNLPDLDDEFAQLASEFDTIEELRDDVRVRLGRQVKMQQLSQARDKALEALIEKIDIPLPDRVVEEEISRRNQQLEQQLQMAGMTKEQYLSDEEKTEEEFDAEVADAARLAVKGGFVLDQLAVQEELNVENEELSEYVVSQAMQMGVQPQQLADYLTQNNQLPAIVSEVLRNKALNLVVEHATVKDESGNVIDVDAVQRELSGETVRAEDGESAESAGDSADAGEASEKEAGAAEGAAEEAPAAEAKDAQGKES
- a CDS encoding ClpP family protease — protein: MPPTFDESSRIQARVAEAPLLPLGDQLFARLLRERIVFLGQQVDDDIANRICAELLLLSAEDGRRDITLYINSPGGSVTAGMAIYDIMQYVPNDIVTVGMGLAASMGQFLLCAGTRGKRYALPHARIMMHQPSGGIGGTASDIKIQAEQMLYVKRTLAEKIAEHTGQTLEQIERDSDRDRWFTADEAKDYGFVDHVVLSANQVPSEGPVS
- a CDS encoding ATP-dependent Clp protease proteolytic subunit, which gives rise to MPARSRYIIPSFVERTTYGVKEMNPYNKLFEERIIFLGVQIDDASANDVMAQLITLESIDPDRDISIYINSPGGSFTAMTAIYDTMQFVKPDIQTVCIGQAASAAAVLLAAGTPGKRAALPNSRILIHQPATEGTYGQSSDIEIQAREIMRIRELLEAILAEHSGKRIDQVRKDIERDKILTAEEAKEYGLIDDVFASRKRRAEVVSS